TATCTATAGGCAACATCAATAGTAATCCCTTGTTCTCTCTCACTTTGAAGCCCATCAACTAAAAGTGATAAATCAAATTCATTATCTGTTGAATTATTCTTTTTACTATCTTTTTTTATACTTGCTAATTGGTCTTCAAAAATCATCTTAGAATCGTGAAGTAATCTTCCAATAAGTGTAGATTTTCCATCATCAACATTCCCACAAGTAATAAATCTAAGAAGTTGTTTATTTTCATGCTCTTTTAAATAAGCTTTAATATCATCAATTTTTTCCATTTTAAAAATATCCTTCTATTTTTTTCTTCTCCATAGACCCAGCACTATCGTTGTCTATAACTCTTCCTTGTCGCTCACTTGTTTTTGATAAAAGCATCTCTTCAATTATCTCTTCAAGTGTTGTTGCAGTTGAGTTTACAGCTCCTGTTAGTGGATAACAACCAAGAGTTCTAAATCGTACCCATTCTTCTTTTATTACATCATCTTTTGATATTGGCATTCTGTTATCATCTACCATGATTTTTACACCATCTTTTTCAACTACAGGTCTTTTAGCAGCAAAATATAGAGGAACAATAGGAATTTGCTCCAAATAAATATATTGCCAAATATCTAATTCTGTCCAGTTTGAAAGTGGAAAAACTCTAATGCTTTCATCTTTGTGAACTCTTGCATTGTAGATATTCCATAGTTCAGGTCTTTGGTTTTTTGGATCCCATCTATGATTTTTATCTCTAAAAGAGTATATTCTCTCTTTTGCTCTACTTTTCTCTTCATCTCGTCGTGCACCTCCAAAAACAGCATCAAATTTATATTTATTTAGAGCTTGTTTTAAACCTTGAGTTTTCATAATATCTGTATGAACTGCACTTCCATGAGTAAAAGGACTGATATTCATCTCAATTCCTTCAGGATTTGTATGAACTAAAAGTTCAAAACCTTCCTCTTTTGCTCTTTTATCTCTAAAAGCAATCATCTCTTTAAATTTCCATAAAGTATCCACATGTAAAAGTGGAAATGGTAACTTTGCAGGAGCAAAAGCTTTTAGTGCAAGATGAAGCATAACTGCTGAATCTTTTCCCACACTATACATCATTACAGGATTATCAAACTCTGCAACAACTTCTCTTATTATATGAATTGATTCTGCTTCAAGTTGTTTTAAATGTGTTAATTGTTTTGTATCTAACATTTAATATTTTTTCCTTTTTATTCATTTTTGGAACTTGGAATTTCCTTTACAAATCAATGATTGTTAAAGGTTTTATTCCTTTTTACTTCTTATGAAGTCCACACTCTTTATGTTCTGGGTCTTCCCACCACCATCTTCCAGCTCTTATATCTTCACCCTCTTTGATAGCCCTTGTACAGGGTTCACAACCAATACTAGGATATCCTTTATCATGTAGCTTATTGTATGGAACTTTATTTGCTTTTATATATTCCCAAACTTGGCTCTCACTCCAATTTATAAGAGGATTTAGTTTTATTACTTTAAAATTCTCATCCCATTCAATAATTGGCATATCTTCTCTTGTAATACTTTGAGATGCTCTAAGTCCTGTTATCCAAATATCAACCCCTTTTAAAGCTCTTTTTAGAGGTTCGATTTTTCTTATGTTACAGCAGTTCTTTCTATTTTGTATGCTTTCAAAATGTCCATTTACACCTTGAGTTTTATATAAATTCTCAACACTATCAAATTTTGGGAAAAAAATATCAAGTTTTACACCATATTTTAAATTTGTTTCATCCATTACTTTATATGTTTCGCTATGAAGTCTTCCCGTATCAAGCGTAAATACTCTACTATTTCTATTAACTTTTAAAATCATATCTGTTAGTACTTGATCTTCTGCACTTAAGCTTGAACTTAGAGCTACATTTTTGTGATTTTCTAATATATATTTGATTAAATCACTAGTATTTAAAGATAAAATTTTTTCTTTAATATCATTTACTATTTTTAAATTCATAAAATACCTTAAATTTGATAGTCGTTTTCTGTTGGTTTTACTGTACCAAATTTTATTCTATTCCAAGCTCTTTCATGAAAGTAGTATAAAATCATTTTTGTAATAACTTCAATCGTTCCAATCGAAGCCGCCATAACTAAATTTCCTGTTATAAAGTAAGATACTATAATCGTATCAAGTGTTCCCACTGTTCGCCAAGATATTGCTTTGGCAACTGATCTATAAGGTTTTTCGTGCATAAATTTCCTATATTATAAAAACTATACAGAAGAATTATTCTTCTGTATAATCATATAACCCAGAGCTTAAATATCTTTCACCAGTATCACATAAAATAGTAACAATAGTTTTACCTTTATTTTCAGGTCTTGAAGCCACAATTTTTGCTGCTAGAGCATTTGCTCCTGAAGATACACCTACAAGTAAACCTTCTGTTTTCGCTAAATTTCTTGAACTCTCTATTGCATCATCATTTGCAATTTTAATAACTTCATCATAAATCTTTGTATTTAATACATCAGGTACAAAACCAGCACCAATACCTTGTATCTTATGAGGACCAGGATTTCCACCACTCAAAACAGGAGATGCTTCAGGTTCAACAGCAATAATCTTTATATTAGGATTTTTTGCTTTTAAAACTTCACCAACACCAGTTAATGTTCCACCAGTTCCAACACCAGCAATAAAGATATCAACTTTTTCATCTGTATCTTTTAAGATTTCTAAAGCTGTAGTTTCTTTATGAATTGCTGGGTTTGCTTCATTTTGGAACTGTTGTAAAATAATAGAGTTAGGAGTTCCCTCTTTTAACTCATTCGCTTTTTCAATAGCACCTTTCATACCTTTTTCAGCAGGAGTAAGAACTAATTTAGCACCTAAAGCTTGAAGAAGTCTTCTTCTTTCAATACTCATAGAAGCAGGCATTACAAGGATAAGTTTTAATCCTAAAGCAGCACTAACACTAGCTAATGCAATACCAGTATTACCACTAGTAGGCTCTATTAAAGTTGAATCTTTGTTTATAAGACCATTATTTAGAGCAACTTTTATCATATTTGTACCAATTCTATCTTTTACTGAATGGCTTGGATTCATAAATTCACATTTACCTAAAACTGTTGCACCACTTGTGTGACTTGCATCTTGTAGTTTTATTAGTGGAGTATTCCCTATTAATTCTGTTATATTTTTTGCATATTTCATCTTTTCTTCCTTTCAAATGGTTCTTATTTAAAAGAGAACCTAATTTTATATTTATTTACTTTTTAAAGTGGGGATTGAAAGTCCCTAAAAAGTAGTAAAAACCATGCAATGAGGTGAAATTTCGCCTCGTGCGAACAAAAGGGCTTTGAGAACAAAGCCTTACTTAAATATTGTAATGTAAAAATTGGTTATATCTACCTTGATACTCATCTAATTTTGATAAGTTTAAATCAAAAATCTCTTTCATTTTCTCTTTAGATTCTTCAAAAAATAGATCTAAAATTGGATTATCAACCTTTGAATCAACTATTTTTATATCATCTTCAAGAGCAACTAAAATATCAACTATTTTTATATCTTCAGGACTTTTTGCCAAAAGATAACCACCTCTAGCACCTCTTATACTTGTAACTAATTGAGCTCTTCTTAATTTACTTAAAAGTTGTTCCAAGTAATTTTGTGGGATAGAGGCATTTGCTGAAATATCCCGTATTTGCATGGGAGCATCACTTGTATGGCGACTTAACTCATACATAGCAGCTAAACCATAAACTCCTTTTGTCGAAATTAAAGGCATATTACATCCTTAATTTAAAGCTTGATTTAAATCTTCAATTAAATCAACTGTATCTTCTAAACCAATAGAAAGTCTTATAGTTATTGGATTTACACCAGCTTTTTTTAACTCTTCTTCACTTAATTGTGAGTGAGTTGTTGAAGCAGGGTGAACAATAAGTGATTTACTATCTCCTATATTTACAACAACAGAGAATAGTTTTGCACTATCAATTACTTTTTTAGCCTCTTCAAATGTACTAACTTCAAATGATATTAATCCACTTGCTAATCCATTTTTAAAATATTTTTGTGCTTTTTCATAATATTTATCACTTTTTAATCCTGGATAACTTACATTTTTAACTTTTGGATGAGATTTTAAAAACTCTGCAATTTTTAAAGCATTTTGTGAATGCTTTTCTACTCTAAGGCTTAAAGTCTCTAAACTTTGAATTAATAGCCAAGAGTTAAATGGTGCAGGAGTTGCTCCAATATCTCTTAAAAGTGATAATCTAGCTCTTAAACAAAAGTTTGGTAATGGAACATCTGTATAAACAAGACCATGATATGAAGCATCTGGAGTTGAGAAGTGAGGATATCTTGCACTATTATTTTTGAAAAACTCTGCTAAATTATCTCTTTCAACTATAACTCCACCTAAAGCTGTTCCATTTCCACTTGTATATTTACTTGTAGAGTGAACAACAACATCAACTCCCCATGAAATTGGATTAAACAAACTTGCAGTTGCAACTGTGTTATCACATATAGTTATAATTCCATATTTTTGTGCAATTTGTACAATTTTTTCAATCTCTGGAATTGCAATTTGTGGGTTTGATAGTGATTCAAAGAAAATTCCTTTAGTTTTATCATCTATTAGACTTTCTAAATCACTAGCATCATCACTTTTAAAAGTTTTAACACTAATTCCAAATCTTTTTAAAGTAAAATGGAAAAGAGTTACACTCCCACCATATAATTTATCTGAGATCAAAATATTGTCTCCACTTTCAGCAATATTTGCCACTGCATAAAATATTGCACTAGCTCCACTTGCAGTTACAAGAGCAGCAGCTCCATTTTCAAGTTGTGCATATCTTTGCTCTAAAATATCATTTGTAGGATTGTTTAATCTTGTATAAATTGGTCCTAACTCTTTTAGTGCAAATAGGTTTGCCGCATGTTCACTATCTCTAAAAGCATAAGCTGTTGTTTGAGAAATTGGAACTGCCATCTCTCCATTTCCACTCTTTTTATCATATCCAGTATGGATTGCAATAGTATCTTTTTGCATTTTTTCTATCCTTTGTTTTTTAATCAGATTTAAATTTATGCAGAATTATAAACAATTTTATTTAAATTGTCAAGCTTTTTAATCAAATTTATATAAATATAGTATTTATAGGGCTTTTGTAATATCTGTACTATTTTAATCAAGTATGAATTATAGATTAATATATTTTTTGATAAAATACCTAAAAATCAATATTTAAGAAGATAAATTGATAGAGAAATATAATATTTTTGATGAAATTCCAATAGATAAAAAAGAAGAGAAATTTTTTGAACTTTTTAAAAATGAGACTATAAAAGTAGAAAAAATTGTTTCAAATGGACAAAAATCACCTGAGAATTTTTGGTATGAACAAGAAAAGAGCGAGTATATTTTACTTCTTAGTGGCTTTGCTATTTTGGAGTTTGAAGATTGTGAAGTAGAATTAAAAAAGGGTGATTGTTTGAATATAAAAGCAAAACAAAAACATAGAGTAAAGTTTACAAGCCAAAATGAACCAACTATTTGGTTTGCAGTTTTTTATTAAGGAAATATTTTGAAAATAGCAATAATTGGAGCAGGGGCTTCAGGAATAATAGCAGCAATTACAGCAAAAAGATTAAATAAAGATTTACAAATTGATATTTTTGATGCAAATAAAAGTATAGGAAAAAAGATATTAGCTTCAGGAAATGGAAGATGTAATATCTCAAATACGACAATTTCATCAAAAAACTATATTGGAGAGAATCCATCTTTTGTTGAATTTGCTTTAAAAGAGTTTGATTTCAAAGCCTTTGAGAAATTTTGTAAAACTATTGGGCTAATGCTAGATATAAAAGAGAGTGGAAAAGTTTACCCTCTTTCAAATGAAGCCAAATCTGTAACAAATCTTTTACAACTAGCTTTAGAAGAGTTAGATATAAATATTTTTTGTGAACATTTTGTGCAAAACTTAGATAAAAAAGAGAATAAATTTATAGTTAAGGCAAATGAAAAAGAGTTTAAAAATTATGATAAAGTTCTTATCTCTAGTGGTTTAGGAGCAGCTCCTCAACTAAATGCTACTGAAATTGGGCTAGATATCGCTTCAAAATTTGGACATAGTTTTAATCCTACATATCCATCTTTGGTTGGACTTCAAACTCAAGAAACTTACAATGGAAAACTTCAAGGTGTAAAAAAAGAGTGTAATGTCGCTTTATATGTAAATGGTAATTTTGAACAAGAGATTTTTGGTGATGTACTGTTTACAAGTTATGGAGTTTCTGGATTTGCTATATTAGATATCTCCCAAAGAGCTGTTTTATCTTTGAGTCAATATTTTGATGTAGAGCTTAGAATAAATTTTTCCCCTAAAATAAATGTAAATGATTTGGCAAATCAAATTCAAACTTTGTTTAAAAATTTACCAACAAAAAGGGCTGTTGATATTTTAATAGGGCTTGTATCAAATAAAATTGCTCCTATTTTACTAAATATTTGTAAGATTGATATAAATACAAAAGCAAATGAGATAAATATCAAACAGATAAAATCTTTAGCTCATCAATTAAATTCGTGGAAATTAAAAGTTATAGATACTCAAGGTTTTTCTCATGCAGAAGCTAGTGGAGGAGGAGTAAAAACTAGTGAAATTGACAATAGAACTTATGAAAGTAAACTTTGCAAAGGGCTATATTTTGCTGGAGAGGTTTTAGATATAGTTGGTAATAGAGGTGGATATAATCTTCATTTTGCATGGGCAAGTGGGTATTTGGTTGGTAAAAGTTTTAGTAAATAAATTATTCATTTATAATTATAAGAATTAATAATTAGATTGATATAACATAATAAAAATTATTTAAAATTTAGATATTATTATAAAAATTTAAGTTTAAAGGTATTGTGATGAAAAATTTAACTGCAAAAAAGAAGTTATTAATTTTCCCTATCTTGTTCATTTTAATAATGATAATTTCAGCAATTTTATATAAAACCTCAATGAATCATATTGAAAATAGAACAATAATTACAGAAAAAGCAAGTAAGATAACAAATGATCTACTTAAAGCAAGAATAAGTGTTTATCAATTTTTCTTAGAGACTACAAAT
The Aliarcobacter faecis genome window above contains:
- the cysD gene encoding sulfate adenylyltransferase subunit CysD is translated as MLDTKQLTHLKQLEAESIHIIREVVAEFDNPVMMYSVGKDSAVMLHLALKAFAPAKLPFPLLHVDTLWKFKEMIAFRDKRAKEEGFELLVHTNPEGIEMNISPFTHGSAVHTDIMKTQGLKQALNKYKFDAVFGGARRDEEKSRAKERIYSFRDKNHRWDPKNQRPELWNIYNARVHKDESIRVFPLSNWTELDIWQYIYLEQIPIVPLYFAAKRPVVEKDGVKIMVDDNRMPISKDDVIKEEWVRFRTLGCYPLTGAVNSTATTLEEIIEEMLLSKTSERQGRVIDNDSAGSMEKKKIEGYF
- a CDS encoding phosphoadenylyl-sulfate reductase codes for the protein MNLKIVNDIKEKILSLNTSDLIKYILENHKNVALSSSLSAEDQVLTDMILKVNRNSRVFTLDTGRLHSETYKVMDETNLKYGVKLDIFFPKFDSVENLYKTQGVNGHFESIQNRKNCCNIRKIEPLKRALKGVDIWITGLRASQSITREDMPIIEWDENFKVIKLNPLINWSESQVWEYIKANKVPYNKLHDKGYPSIGCEPCTRAIKEGEDIRAGRWWWEDPEHKECGLHKK
- a CDS encoding DUF2061 domain-containing protein; amino-acid sequence: MHEKPYRSVAKAISWRTVGTLDTIIVSYFITGNLVMAASIGTIEVITKMILYYFHERAWNRIKFGTVKPTENDYQI
- the cysK gene encoding cysteine synthase A yields the protein MKYAKNITELIGNTPLIKLQDASHTSGATVLGKCEFMNPSHSVKDRIGTNMIKVALNNGLINKDSTLIEPTSGNTGIALASVSAALGLKLILVMPASMSIERRRLLQALGAKLVLTPAEKGMKGAIEKANELKEGTPNSIILQQFQNEANPAIHKETTALEILKDTDEKVDIFIAGVGTGGTLTGVGEVLKAKNPNIKIIAVEPEASPVLSGGNPGPHKIQGIGAGFVPDVLNTKIYDEVIKIANDDAIESSRNLAKTEGLLVGVSSGANALAAKIVASRPENKGKTIVTILCDTGERYLSSGLYDYTEE
- a CDS encoding RrF2 family transcriptional regulator, translated to MPLISTKGVYGLAAMYELSRHTSDAPMQIRDISANASIPQNYLEQLLSKLRRAQLVTSIRGARGGYLLAKSPEDIKIVDILVALEDDIKIVDSKVDNPILDLFFEESKEKMKEIFDLNLSKLDEYQGRYNQFLHYNI
- a CDS encoding O-acetylhomoserine aminocarboxypropyltransferase/cysteine synthase family protein; amino-acid sequence: MQKDTIAIHTGYDKKSGNGEMAVPISQTTAYAFRDSEHAANLFALKELGPIYTRLNNPTNDILEQRYAQLENGAAALVTASGASAIFYAVANIAESGDNILISDKLYGGSVTLFHFTLKRFGISVKTFKSDDASDLESLIDDKTKGIFFESLSNPQIAIPEIEKIVQIAQKYGIITICDNTVATASLFNPISWGVDVVVHSTSKYTSGNGTALGGVIVERDNLAEFFKNNSARYPHFSTPDASYHGLVYTDVPLPNFCLRARLSLLRDIGATPAPFNSWLLIQSLETLSLRVEKHSQNALKIAEFLKSHPKVKNVSYPGLKSDKYYEKAQKYFKNGLASGLISFEVSTFEEAKKVIDSAKLFSVVVNIGDSKSLIVHPASTTHSQLSEEELKKAGVNPITIRLSIGLEDTVDLIEDLNQALN
- a CDS encoding cupin domain-containing protein; protein product: MIEKYNIFDEIPIDKKEEKFFELFKNETIKVEKIVSNGQKSPENFWYEQEKSEYILLLSGFAILEFEDCEVELKKGDCLNIKAKQKHRVKFTSQNEPTIWFAVFY
- a CDS encoding BaiN/RdsA family NAD(P)/FAD-dependent oxidoreductase encodes the protein MKIAIIGAGASGIIAAITAKRLNKDLQIDIFDANKSIGKKILASGNGRCNISNTTISSKNYIGENPSFVEFALKEFDFKAFEKFCKTIGLMLDIKESGKVYPLSNEAKSVTNLLQLALEELDINIFCEHFVQNLDKKENKFIVKANEKEFKNYDKVLISSGLGAAPQLNATEIGLDIASKFGHSFNPTYPSLVGLQTQETYNGKLQGVKKECNVALYVNGNFEQEIFGDVLFTSYGVSGFAILDISQRAVLSLSQYFDVELRINFSPKINVNDLANQIQTLFKNLPTKRAVDILIGLVSNKIAPILLNICKIDINTKANEINIKQIKSLAHQLNSWKLKVIDTQGFSHAEASGGGVKTSEIDNRTYESKLCKGLYFAGEVLDIVGNRGGYNLHFAWASGYLVGKSFSK